TTGAATCCATCTTTGTATTCTCTAGCAATGATGGTTTCTAACTCTGTGGGGGTGACTAAACCCAGGTTAACCAAGCTTTGAATCTCATCGCGGGAAATATTCCATTCTCGGTTCATCCGGCCAAAGGGCATTCGTTCCACCAGCAGGACTTTATATCCTAGTTTTGCCATCAGTGCTGCATGAATCGCGCCTAGTGCGCCGCCGATGTAAATGATGTCGTAAGTGGGGGATGAGGGAGATATTATTTTTCTATCTCCCGCTGCTCCCCTCATCCCCTGCGAAAAGACGACTTGACGCGGCTGCTGCGGATTTCGTACTCCTTCGCGCCATCGTTGTTCCCACCAGTAGGCACGGGTTAGATCGTATTCACCATTAGGCATTTTCTGAAAATACTTGACGGTGAGGGGATAAGCAGACCCTAGCGCAGCAAAAATCGATTCCTGGGATAAATCAATCGCTGGTGGTTCTGGGTAATGATGCCTAAAACGGTTTCTGATTTCTTTGGTCAGGTGTTGCAGAATTTTTCCCTCATTGGGAAAGGGTTTTTCTGCCCAACGAAACACTTTTAAATATGTAGTTCGTTGTACTGACCAGACAAATACTGAAAGTTCCGCATGTAAGTTTTCGGAAAAAGTCGCCCCTGCCTCTGTATTAGCACTGGGTATTTTGAGGCGAAAGCCTTCCGAAGTTAGCATTTTTTCTCCATTTCCAGGTTCAAAATCTGTTTGTAGCCAGCTACGCACAGTTTCTATTTCTGGAGTTGGGACTTCTAAATAAAGGATTTCTCTCATCGTTTCCTGACATCTCCGAGCAATCTACTCACTAAGACAGATTTTATGAAAGCACAAAGTAAGGTAAACTCCGCGCTATTAGTTTGGTAAAGATTCAGTAAAGAAAATTTAAAAGTTTGTTGAATTTATTGTTCATTTTGTATTTCTGTAAACCTACGCCATGAATTATCCCATTCCAGACAGTCCCCAGGAAATTATTGCTCTGCGACAACAGCCGATTGACGAAGAACTTGTTGCTGCTGCGATCGCTGGAGTTATTAAAATTGTCCGCGCTCAGGGTCAATCTTTGGAAGAATTAACCGCTCAGTTGCTAGCAGACGATCCACTGCTAGATCGGGAACAACGTCGCTGGTTGAGCCAATTAGTTGCCCAATCGTGGGAAAAGTTTTCCTAAAACCCTGCATAAGATGAATTTTTTGTCACAGTATTAGATTTCTAGGTCTGCACCTAAATATTGGAATATTGGCGATGCCTACGGCGGGCTGCGCCTACGCATTTTAGGTATAGGAGTAACAATAGTTTTCAGTATAGGATTGGCAATTGGCTTACTATTTTGGCATTCATGGCACAGAAGCCACTAAATTAACCATATCAGCGTTTTACGTTGCTAATTGAATTTTAAATTTTACAACGTTCTGAAAGCCAAAGAACTCTGCTTTCTAGTGGAGGTCTTTTTTTGGGTTCATCCTTATGCTTTTGATTGCCGCCTCGAAACCTTAGCGGAATAAATGTTTTTGGCACATATTGGCACATATAGGAATCCTGACAAAGAGTTTTAGCCTTAACTGGACTTATGGAAAGCGATCGCACTTAAGCGATCGCTTTCCCTTCTCATCGAAAAACGCAAACTTCCCAAACACAAAATATCACTTTTGTCAACTAGAAGCTTTCACTGCCGCCGACCCTTGGGAGTGCAATAACAAACCGTATTCCAAACCTTCCACCACTGCTTGATAGGAAGCCTCCAAAATATTGGTAGAAACCCCTACCGTCGTCCAGCGTTGACGACCATTGCCCGATTCTACCAACACCCGGGTTTTTGCCGCAGTGCCCGTATGTCCGTTGAGAATCCGTACTTTGTAATCTGTCAAATCAAAGGTTGCTATTTGGGGATAAAAATTCACCAAAGCCTTGCGTAAAGCTGCATCCAAAGCGGCAACGGGGCCATTCCCTTCCGCCGCCTCCAGAATATTTTTGCCGTCAACAGCGATTTTGACCGTAGCTAGGGCGTTACTAGTTTCTTTGCCCTCAATCAAATCACAGTGGACTTGAAAACCTTTGACTTCAAAAAACTTCTGGCGATCTCCCAAAGCTTCGTGCATCAGTAGCGCAAAACTGGCCTCTGCGGCTTCAAATTGAAATCCTTCACTCTCCAAATCTTTGAGGCGCTGGAGAATTTGCTTGGCTTCTGCCTTTAGCTGATCGAGGTTAATGCCAAAACTGCGGGCTTTAGCTAAAACATTGCTCAGTCCAGACTGTTCAGAAATCACAATGCGGCGATGATTCCCGACTTGTCCCGGCTGAATGTGTTCGTAAGTTAGGGGATTACGTTCTACAGCTGATACATGAATACCACCCTTGTGGGCAAAAGCCGAAAGTCCCACAAAGGGAGCGTGTTCATCTGGCGCGAGGTTGACGACTTCACTCACAAAACGACTAGCTTCTGTAAGTTGTGTTAGCTGGTCTTCTGTGATACAACTGTAACCCAACTTCAGTTGTAAATTGGGAATTAACGAACAGAGGTTAGCATTACCACAACGTTCACCGTAACCATTAATTGTCCCCTGTACCATCTTTGCCCCTGCCATCACAGCGGCTAAAGCGTTAGCAACCGCCATTTCGGAATCATTATGAGTATGAATGCCAATTTGGGGCATTGACGATTGGGTATGAAGAAAGGACAAGGGAGAGGAGGAAGACGGAGAGACTTGTTCAATAATTCCCCCTGCCCCCTGCTCCATTCCCCCTGCTCCATTCCCCCTGCCCCATTCCCCAGTTACCTTTACCACATCTTGCACAATTTGGCCAATTTCATGAGGTAAAGTGCCGCCATTGGTATCACAGAGGACTAGCCATTCAGCACCAGATGCGATCGCAGCCTCTAATGTCTGTAAAGCATAATCTGGATTGTGCTTGTAACCATCAAACCAATGTTCGGCATCGTAGATAATCCGCCGCCCTTGAGAACGGAGGTACTCAATGGTGTCACGAATCATCGCCAAATTTTCTTCTAATGTCGTCTTGAGGCTAGTTGTGACATGTAAATCCCAAGACTTACCAAAAATCGTTACCCAGCGAGTTCCCGCAGCCAAAATATCCTGTAGCATCGGTTCGGTGGCAGCAGTAGAGTTGGGACGGCGAGTCGAACAAAAAGCCACAATTTCAGCCTGTTTGAGCGGATCTTCTTGGAGTTGCCAGAAAAATTGTACATCCTTGGGATTAGCACCAGGCCAACCGCCTTCAATAAAGGGAATTCCCAGTTGATCGAGTCTCTTGGCAATGCGTAACTTATCTTCTATCGATACAGATAGCCCCTCGCGCTGAGTGCCATCCCGTAATGTAGTGTCATAGAGCCAAAGTTGAGGTGAAGAATTTGTGGTCATAAAACTGGGACCGACGAGACAACTTTCAAGGCAATGTGTCAATATACAACAAAATGCCAGTTTGGCAATTTAAAAATGCCTAAAATACTAGCTCAAGGTAAAACAATTGAGTGCGTAAGCAGAACCAATCTCCGAAAAATTTTGCTGCAAAATAGTATTCACCTCTACAATGACGGTGCTAAGGTAATAAACTGTCGGGGTATTGGCAGTTGCGGAACCTGTGCGGTTAAGGTAGAGGGCGAAGTATCAGCAGCGAATTGGCGCGATCGAGCCAGGCGTTCGCTTCCTCCCCATTCTCCTACAACAGACTTGCGTTTAGCTTGTCAAACTCTGGTTTTAGGCGATGTGAAAGTGACAAAGTTTGATGGATTTTGGGGACAAGGTTCTCGAATAGTGTGGACACCAAAAGGTTAAAAAGGAGTAAGACAAGATGGGTAGATGGACACCCTTAATTTTGATGGCTGGCGGTTTGGCCATTCTGCTTGGTACGTTACTAGGCATAAATTTTCCGATGGGAGTGCAAACCGCTAACGCTCCCTCTGGTAAAGCAGCCAAAGTTCTCCCAGCTAATATCAATGTTAATAGCAGTGCTGGCAGCAAAAATGAAGAAACTGCAACAGAAGGAAATGAAACACCTGAAACAAACGAAAATAGACGCAGTATTGTAGCTCCCAGACCCAACAACAGGAGTAGCGTAGCTCAGAATCCTTCTACTGACTCAACATCACCTTCTGACAGTACAACAGAAAACAATACAGATAGTTCTGCAACCGATACGCCATCTAGCAACACAAACCAAAACAACGAACCAATTCGAGCCTTGTGGTAACGATAATATCCGTCTTTAGTTACGAGTTATAAGTTATAAGTTATGAGTTAATTAGTTATAAGTTATTAGTTATGTACTAATGATAAGTGGCTAATCATAAATAGCTAATGATAAATGACTAATGACTAGTGAGATCGTAATTATTGGTGGCGGTGTTATTGGTTTAGCGATCGCCATTGAACTAAAACTGCGCGGGACAAACGTCACCGTGCTTTGTCGTGACTTCCAGGCTGCTGCTACCCACGCCGCCGCCGGGATGTTAGCACCAGATGCCGAAAAAATCCCCAATGGGGCAATGCGTTCTTTGTGTTGGCGATCGCGTACTTTATATCCCGATTGGACACGTAAACTAGAAGAACTAACCGGCTTAAATACTGGCTACCGTCCCTGTGGTATTCTCGCACCCGTCTTTGAAGAGGCAGGGGGGCAGGGGAGCAGGGAGCAGGGAGCAGGGAGCAAGGGGAAAATTTCTCTCCTCTGCACCCTTCCCCCCGCTCCCCTGCCTCTTCTACTTCATCCCCGGCTTACTGGTTACATAAAGAGGCAATTCATCAATATCAGCCAGGATTGGGAGCAGAGGTAGTTGGTGGCTGGTGGTATCCTGAAGACGCACAAGTTGATAATAAAGCACTAGCACAGGTATTACGGACGGCGGCTGAGTCTGTTGGTGTTGAACTCAGAGACGGGATTACAGTAGAAGCATTTTTACAGCAGCAAGGACAAGTGGTTGGCGTGCAAACCAATGTCGGAATGATTCGCGCCGCGCACTATGTTTTAGCTTCCGGTGCTTGGTCAAATGAGTTATTACCCCTACCTGTGCTACCTCGAAAAGGACAAATGCTGAGTGTGCAAATACCAGAATTTGCGCCAGAATTGCCGTTGAAGCGGGTTTTGTTTGGGCAGAATATTTATATCGTACCAAGACGCGATCGCCTGATTATCGGGGCAACAAGCGAAGACGTTGGCTTTACCCCCAACAACACCCCAGAAGGCATTCAAAAATTATTACAAGCTGCTATCCGCCTGTATCCCCAGTTAAAAGATTATCCCATCCAAGACTTCTGGTGGGGATTTCGCCCAGCTACCCCCGATGAGTTACCCATCCTTGGCACTAGCCACTGTCAAAATTTAACCCTTGCTACAGGTCATTACCGGAATGGGATTCTACTTACACCCGTTACAGCTGCATTGATTGCCGATTTAATCTTAGAACAAAAGCCCGATCCTCTACTTGCTAATTTTCACTATTCGCGCTTCCAATCCAAGGAATCTACCTCTACCCAAATGCTGACTCACTCTGCCAATTTCTCTAACGGTTATCATCCTGTAATATCCCCACTCCCCATTCAAGACTCCCCGCTAATTATTGCTGGCAAAACCTTCCAATCCCGCTTAATGACGGGAACTGGTAAGTATCGCAGCATTGAAGAAATGCAGCAAAGTGTCGCCGCCAGTGATTGCCAAATTGTCACCGTGGCAGTCAGACGGGTACAAACCAAAGCCCCCGGACATGAAGGTTTAGCTGAAGCCTTAGATTGGACAAAAATTTGGATGTTACCCAATACCGCAGGTTGCCAAACTGCTGAAGAGGCGATTCGCGTAGCGCGTTTGGGGCGAGAAATGGCGAAATTGTTAGGGCAGGAAGATAATAATTTTGTCAAGTTAGAAGTAATACCTGACCTTAAGTATTTACTCCCAGATCCAATTGGGACGTTACAAGCCGCAGAACAATTAGTGAAAGAAGGTTTTGTCGTATTGCCTTATATAAACGCTGACCCCATGTTAGCCAAGCGTTTAGAAGAAGTAGGCTGTGCAACGGTAATGCCTTTAGCATCGCCCATTGGCTCTGGACAAGGGCTAAAAACAACCGCTAACATCCAAATTATCATTGAAAATGCAGGTATACCGGTGGTGGTAGATGCTGGTATTGGTTCACCCTCAGAAGCTGCCCAAGCAATGGAATTGGGAGCAGATGTTTTGTTGATTAATAGTGCGATCGCTCTTTCTCCAAACCCAGCAGCAATGGCTCGGGCCATGAACTTAGCAACAGTAGCTGGTCGTCTAGCATACCTTGCCGGCAGAATGCCCATCAAAGATTACGCCAGTCCTAGTTCACCTCTCACTGGGACAATTACTAATTAGGGAATGGGGTATGGGGCATGGTATAGACAGGCAAGGGAGCAGGGAGCAGGGAGCAAGGGAGCAAGGGAGAAGAGTTTTCCCCTCCGCACCCCGCACCCCGTCCCTCTACCTCTTTAATCAATGCCCAATAATGTAACGATTTGTCTAGCAGTTTTAGAGCAGATTTAGCATTTATGTAACATTAAATGAACGATAAAGATAAAGGAATTAATTCATGCCCTATACCAATGAAGAAGGCGGCCTTCTGAATAATTTTGCCCGGGAACCAAAGATTTATCAAGCAGAACCTCCCACAGAAGGGCAAAAACGAACTTATATTTTACTAGGAATTGCCGCTACAGCTTTGGTTGTCGGCTTGATTCTAGTCGCCTTCTTTGTTTCTAAGAGCGCTTAATCATAAAATATTTTCAGAAAATTTCATCTTCTTTATAGTTTTCAGGTTCCTATTTTAAAAGGGGCCTGCTTTTTTATTTTTTGTTAAAATTGAATTAGCAATCAAAGTATATAATTATACTTTATTTTTATTGTTAAACTTAAAGCTCAATTTATTCTAAACCGTATAATATCCGATTATTTATGATGAGTTTAGCCCACTTGCATGCACCTATAAAGGTGATATATACCGTATTTTGGCTCTTTAAGCGTGAATGATACTACACACAATAATAATTCTAATTGGAATCGGCAAGTATATCACCGCCTGAAACTTGCCCTAAATCTTGGCTTACGACGACAACTTTTTTTAGCTGTATGTGATAATTTACACTTAAGAAATCAAGTAGCAGCCCGTTTGCATTCTACATTGGCTTATCCTGTTGGACAGGTGCTATATCAGTCATCAAATGCTCAGGAAAATAGCACTTCAGCTTATCCGCGATTAGTCACATTGCGTTTGAATTTAAACGATCCCAATCCCATAGTCCAGATAAATCAATGGTTGGCAAACTATCCACCGCCAATTGTTGGGGCATCAAAAGATACCCCTGGAAGACCTTATCCAGTACCAGCGTTTCAGATTGTAGGCGTGGAGCATCTCACTAAGCAACCAGTCGCAACGCAACGGTTATTTTTGCACTACCTGCGTTTAAGCGAACAATATTTCTCAACACAAGAATCCAGCCGATTCCTAGAATCTAACTTGCTGTTGTGGATACCCCGTCCTTGGTTATCTGCAATCAAGCAATCAGCACCACAGTTTTGGCGTTGTCGAACTGGTGTATTTGTATTTGCTGGAGAACCCACACCAGCTACTCAAAATTCTGGCTATCCAGAAAGTTTTTCACGTTCTAGAAACTTAGATTTAGATCAATCACTTAATCAAGCAGAACTCAGAACCGCAGCCACCGAATTGAAGTTTGAGAATAATTCCAATTTCCCAGCAGAGATACAAGAGAATGGTGTACATAAAACTCAAGAAGCTACGCTACAACCGCAGGAGTCTACTAATAGGTCTGGCAGTGTTAATAATAATCAATCACTGTCATCTTTATCTTATGTTAGTAGCGAATTAGCAGAGTTAGTCATAGCAACAATTAACACCAACTCTGCTCAAAATACTGAGAATTACTTCCAAACGCAGCAGATTTTATTGGAGATTGAAGAATTACACGAAAAGCAAGTTCTAGGGGAGATATTGGCAGAAGCTTATCATCGCTTGGGTACTTTATACCGCCTTCGCATTGAGCAAGGAGACTCAACCCTAGAAAATCTTATGGTAGCAATTATTGCCTACCAGGAGGCAATTAGCTATGACGAAACCTCACCACAACTCCCAGATATCTTGAATGACTTAGGTACGCTCTATTGGATACTATACCGTACACCACCCAATTCTGAGGAGGGACAAACTTATATAGAGCAAGCAATAGAATTTTATCAGTTGGCGTTAAAGATGATTTCGCCGCAGACACATCCAGAAACTTACGCTCGTGTGCAAAATAATTTAGGGACGGCTTATGGTGATTTAGCTCGTTTTTCTCATCCGTCTGAAAATTGGCAGCAAGCGATTTTAGCTTACAGTGAAGCACTCAGCTACCGTACAGCCGATATGGATTCATTAAAGTATGCGGCTTGCCAGAACAATTTGGGTACTGCTTACTGGCATCTAGGACAATACAATCAACCAATTGTGCATTTAAAGAAAGCGATCGCAGCTTACAACGAAGCACTGGTACACTACAATCCCCAAGAGGAAGCACTGAAGCATGGCATGATTCAAAACAACATCGGTACTGCTTATTGGAATCTGGCACAATACGAACAACCTGTCCCAAATCTCCAGCTAGCTATTAATTTCTATAGCGAAGCTCTCAAATATCGCACTCCAGCTAATGTTCCCAGTGCTTGCGCTGCAACACAAAATAATCTAGGTACTGCTTACTGGCATCTAGCAAACCTATCTCAGACAACTAAACAGGCACGGCAAAAGTATCTACAACTATGTATAGACGCTTATGAAGAGGCTATAGCCTTGGCTAACTCATTGAGTGCTACTCTTTTAAGTTTCGATCTGCTTGCCTCTCATAACAACCTGGGACTAGCATATTATCAGCTAGTAATAGATAAATCATTTAATAGTGACAAAGCAACACGTTCTCAATATCTAGAAGTAGCATTAGACAACCATTTGCAAGCCTTAAACGGATTAAGCAAACAACCAGAGGCTTATCAAACAACTTTCACTTATGTGGTAAATACTATTCGTGCTTTTCATAATGAATTAGGTATACAAGGACAAAATCTAGCTTTATCTAAAGTTCCTAGGCAGTTGTTGCCAGAGATTTTGTCAAAGTTATAAGGAAAATACCGAAAACTTTCAGTATTAACTTGATATTAACTTGACAGCTAATCAATTTATCAAGTAAGGTAGCGATGTCTACGACGGACTACGCCTACGCAAACACTTTTACTACTAATTAGTAAAGTGGTAAAATATTTAAACAAACCATAAAGCTAGCTTAATAATTATAAATTATTCATTAAAAAACACTTAAACAAGTATAAATATTTTATAAAAATTACAAGAAGATATTGGCGTATTTTCCGTAATTTTATTAACCTAGACTAGACATCTAGTTTAAAAAAGCTCCAGGATGAGAACTGAAATCTAAATTATGAAATTAAGTTTATTTTTTACGACTGCTATATCTAGTTTTTTTGTGAGTGTAACTACGGGATTTGGTTTTTCTGGTCAAGCAGATGCTCTCACTTTTTCTGGTATCTCTAGTGCTACATGGGGAAAACCTACTTCAGGAAGCACCGATACTAATCCTACATACACAGGTGTGGGAAGCAACACATTTACTTGGGGCGATCCTAATGTCTGCCCAACAATTCCAAGTACTCCTAGTGACTGTATAGTAACAGGCTCAAATCAACTTATCTTTAAGGAAAACTCCTTTTCAGCAGACATCAACTCTGCATTCAAAATAGCTGATTTGACTTATTTTAATGGAACTGTACTCAACGGTACAATCGTTGAATCTGTACCTTTAAATCTCAATATATCCTTCAACTCTCCCGTTGGAATCAGCCAAGTTTTTGACTTCAACTTCCATCTAGTAAATACACCAAACGATTCAATAAACCCTGAAGAGAATGCAGACTTTGTATTTATAGACAATAATTTGAGTAATAGCAGTTTCACCTTTGAGGGCAATAAATACACAATTGAGCTAACTAGCCTGAATCCAGACGTTCCCCAGATAAGTGTTAAGGCTCTTGAAGGAGCCACAACTAAAACAGCTATTTATGCCGAAATCAAACCTATACCTGAACCTTCGTTAGTAGCCAGTTTATCCCTGCTAGGTATATACCTGATAGCTCGTAAAAAATTGTTAAATAAGAAATACTAAAAGTCTTGGTGGTTAGAACAGATATTCCTATTTGTCTTTAAAGATGTAATCACATTAAAGAATTTTCCAGCTTCAATATAAGCTTTATAGTGGTACGCAAGTTTACTCAAGTCAGTTAACCAACCCACACAATTTGAGAACCACTACATACCCCTATATTTCATACTCCTTGATGGCAATTGAGCAGATTTTAACCTAGCACAAGAATTGCTGCGATCGCATCAAAAATTTATAGGACTAACCCTTTCAATTGGATTTGATTAGTCGCGATCGCTCGCTCTTGACCGAGGTATCAATAGCTCAATATACGTACCTATAGCGAATTTTGTTAAATCTAGAAATTGAGAGCGACTCTTCTCATCAATAACTGCAAGTGTTAGAGAACCAATTACCGTAATCAGCATTACAGTAGCTAACACTTCATCTCTTGAAGGAAATTTCTTAGATAACATTGAAGTACCTCAAATGGTCTGAATCACTACATCCCTAGCTTTACAGGTCGGTGGTTGTTGTAAGCTTAAATACAGGCTTGTGATGTGAATGACTTGTGTATGCGATGAGCATGAATTGCCAAATTGACAGTTAAAATCAGCAAAAGTGTAGTGGTTAGGTTATGTCCGGGCGATCGCTTTCCTGTTCTCCAGAAGGTATCAAAAAAGCAAAAAAAGCTTTAATTCGTTATTCTTTAACTCAAAAAGCATTAGCCCATGAGTTAGAAATAACTCGCCAACCAGTAGGAAAATTCTTTACAGGTAAGCCTGTTGACCGCAACCTGTTTGTCCAGATTTGTGACAGGCTAGACCTAGAGTGGGAAGAAATAGTTGCTGAACCTGCGACTGAACCAGAGTTAAACCAGGATAACAGGATTGATATTGATGCGATCGTGCAAGAGGTACGTGAAAAGATAAAACCCCTCATTCAAGAACGCTGCGGCACAATGCGGGTGCTAGATATGACTCAACCTATTGGATTGAATGACATTTACACCAGCGTCAATATATTAGAGAAAATCACTGGACAACAACGGATAGGAATTGATGAATTCTTACAACACTATAGCAGCAAGGATTTTGACCTCTTTGGACTTAACCGAATCACTACAAAACGAGTGCCAGGACTGGAAGCAGTTGAGAAATATTCCAAGCTAATGATTTTGGGTAAACCAGGAGCAGGTAAAACGACGTTTCTGAAGTATTTAGCGATTCAGTGTATTGGAGGTGAGTTTCAGGCTGAACGTGTACCTATTTTTGTCACCCTCAAAAACTTTGCAGAAGCTGCAAATAAACCTGGATTATTACAACACATCACTGAAGAGGCAATAAATCCTATCTTTTCTATCCGAGATGTATTAACTTACGCTAAAGCATTAGTTTTACTTGATGGGTTGGATGAGGTTAGAGAAGAGGATAGTAACCGTGTATTAAAAGAAATTCGTGAGTTTTCTGATCGGTTCCCAAAAAATCAGTTTGTCATGACCTGCCGGATTGCAGCAAAAGAGTATACCTTTGAGAAGTTTACAGAGGTGGAAGTTGCTGATTTTGACGATGAACAAATTTCCAACTTTGCCAATAACTGGTTTAAGGAGAAAGCTCTAAAGCCAGAGACTTTTATCAAATGTCTCGAAGAGAATAGCCGAATCAAACAACTTGCTGCAAGTCCACTACTGTTGACGTTGCTTTGTTTAGCATTTGAAGAGTCAGGAGATTTCCCTGCAAATCGTTCTGAGTTATATAAAGAAGGACTGGATGCGTTATTAAAAAAATGGGATGCCAAGAGGGGAATTCAACGCGATCAGATTTACAAAAAGCTATCAGTTCAACGCAAAGAAGATTTACTCAGCAAAATTGCGTTGACTACCTTTGAGGGGAGTGAATATTTCTTCAAGCAGAAAGTAGCAGAACAATACATTACAGAATACATCCGAAATTTACCTGGTGCTAATACTGACGAAGAAGCGTTGCAAGTTGATAGTGAGGAAGTTTTGCGTTCAATTGAACATCATCATGGACTAGTTGTAGCAAGGGCAAAAGGGATTTACTCATTTTCTCATCTCACATTTCA
This genomic interval from Nostoc sp. KVJ3 contains the following:
- a CDS encoding (2Fe-2S)-binding protein — translated: MPKILAQGKTIECVSRTNLRKILLQNSIHLYNDGAKVINCRGIGSCGTCAVKVEGEVSAANWRDRARRSLPPHSPTTDLRLACQTLVLGDVKVTKFDGFWGQGSRIVWTPKG
- a CDS encoding FAD-dependent oxidoreductase — translated: MTSEIVIIGGGVIGLAIAIELKLRGTNVTVLCRDFQAAATHAAAGMLAPDAEKIPNGAMRSLCWRSRTLYPDWTRKLEELTGLNTGYRPCGILAPVFEEAGGQGSREQGAGSKGKISLLCTLPPAPLPLLLHPRLTGYIKRQFINISQDWEQR
- the cimA gene encoding citramalate synthase, producing MTTNSSPQLWLYDTTLRDGTQREGLSVSIEDKLRIAKRLDQLGIPFIEGGWPGANPKDVQFFWQLQEDPLKQAEIVAFCSTRRPNSTAATEPMLQDILAAGTRWVTIFGKSWDLHVTTSLKTTLEENLAMIRDTIEYLRSQGRRIIYDAEHWFDGYKHNPDYALQTLEAAIASGAEWLVLCDTNGGTLPHEIGQIVQDVVKVTGEWGRGNGAGGMEQGAGGIIEQVSPSSSSPLSFLHTQSSMPQIGIHTHNDSEMAVANALAAVMAGAKMVQGTINGYGERCGNANLCSLIPNLQLKLGYSCITEDQLTQLTEASRFVSEVVNLAPDEHAPFVGLSAFAHKGGIHVSAVERNPLTYEHIQPGQVGNHRRIVISEQSGLSNVLAKARSFGINLDQLKAEAKQILQRLKDLESEGFQFEAAEASFALLMHEALGDRQKFFEVKGFQVHCDLIEGKETSNALATVKIAVDGKNILEAAEGNGPVAALDAALRKALVNFYPQIATFDLTDYKVRILNGHTGTAAKTRVLVESGNGRQRWTTVGVSTNILEASYQAVVEGLEYGLLLHSQGSAAVKASS
- a CDS encoding tetratricopeptide repeat protein, whose product is MNDTTHNNNSNWNRQVYHRLKLALNLGLRRQLFLAVCDNLHLRNQVAARLHSTLAYPVGQVLYQSSNAQENSTSAYPRLVTLRLNLNDPNPIVQINQWLANYPPPIVGASKDTPGRPYPVPAFQIVGVEHLTKQPVATQRLFLHYLRLSEQYFSTQESSRFLESNLLLWIPRPWLSAIKQSAPQFWRCRTGVFVFAGEPTPATQNSGYPESFSRSRNLDLDQSLNQAELRTAATELKFENNSNFPAEIQENGVHKTQEATLQPQESTNRSGSVNNNQSLSSLSYVSSELAELVIATINTNSAQNTENYFQTQQILLEIEELHEKQVLGEILAEAYHRLGTLYRLRIEQGDSTLENLMVAIIAYQEAISYDETSPQLPDILNDLGTLYWILYRTPPNSEEGQTYIEQAIEFYQLALKMISPQTHPETYARVQNNLGTAYGDLARFSHPSENWQQAILAYSEALSYRTADMDSLKYAACQNNLGTAYWHLGQYNQPIVHLKKAIAAYNEALVHYNPQEEALKHGMIQNNIGTAYWNLAQYEQPVPNLQLAINFYSEALKYRTPANVPSACAATQNNLGTAYWHLANLSQTTKQARQKYLQLCIDAYEEAIALANSLSATLLSFDLLASHNNLGLAYYQLVIDKSFNSDKATRSQYLEVALDNHLQALNGLSKQPEAYQTTFTYVVNTIRAFHNELGIQGQNLALSKVPRQLLPEILSKL
- a CDS encoding FAD-dependent oxidoreductase encodes the protein MGAEVVGGWWYPEDAQVDNKALAQVLRTAAESVGVELRDGITVEAFLQQQGQVVGVQTNVGMIRAAHYVLASGAWSNELLPLPVLPRKGQMLSVQIPEFAPELPLKRVLFGQNIYIVPRRDRLIIGATSEDVGFTPNNTPEGIQKLLQAAIRLYPQLKDYPIQDFWWGFRPATPDELPILGTSHCQNLTLATGHYRNGILLTPVTAALIADLILEQKPDPLLANFHYSRFQSKESTSTQMLTHSANFSNGYHPVISPLPIQDSPLIIAGKTFQSRLMTGTGKYRSIEEMQQSVAASDCQIVTVAVRRVQTKAPGHEGLAEALDWTKIWMLPNTAGCQTAEEAIRVARLGREMAKLLGQEDNNFVKLEVIPDLKYLLPDPIGTLQAAEQLVKEGFVVLPYINADPMLAKRLEEVGCATVMPLASPIGSGQGLKTTANIQIIIENAGIPVVVDAGIGSPSEAAQAMELGADVLLINSAIALSPNPAAMARAMNLATVAGRLAYLAGRMPIKDYASPSSPLTGTITN
- a CDS encoding NACHT domain-containing protein: MSGRSLSCSPEGIKKAKKALIRYSLTQKALAHELEITRQPVGKFFTGKPVDRNLFVQICDRLDLEWEEIVAEPATEPELNQDNRIDIDAIVQEVREKIKPLIQERCGTMRVLDMTQPIGLNDIYTSVNILEKITGQQRIGIDEFLQHYSSKDFDLFGLNRITTKRVPGLEAVEKYSKLMILGKPGAGKTTFLKYLAIQCIGGEFQAERVPIFVTLKNFAEAANKPGLLQHITEEAINPIFSIRDVLTYAKALVLLDGLDEVREEDSNRVLKEIREFSDRFPKNQFVMTCRIAAKEYTFEKFTEVEVADFDDEQISNFANNWFKEKALKPETFIKCLEENSRIKQLAASPLLLTLLCLAFEESGDFPANRSELYKEGLDALLKKWDAKRGIQRDQIYKKLSVQRKEDLLSKIALTTFEGSEYFFKQKVAEQYITEYIRNLPGANTDEEALQVDSEEVLRSIEHHHGLVVARAKGIYSFSHLTFHEYFTAREFVVVRQSSEEALQNLVSHITEKRWREVLLLAVGMSPSADRLLLLIKEKIDFMVADDQRLQEFLLWVRKKSLSVNFSYKPAALRAFYLALSQYLSRSLSRYLSLSLSRYLSVDRSLSRSLSRYLSLSLSRSLDLSLSLSRYLSLSLDLSLDLSLDLSLSLSRSLDQSLDLSRSLDLSLSLSRSLDRSLDRSLDPELKHLLQKLREQLPSIQDLQEYREWWLVNGKAWCEELREVMIKHRNIGHDWQFSNEQKELLQQYYDANKLLVDCLNSDCYVSREVRQQIEDTLLLPIAEIQQRQQQS
- a CDS encoding choice-of-anchor K domain-containing protein: MKLSLFFTTAISSFFVSVTTGFGFSGQADALTFSGISSATWGKPTSGSTDTNPTYTGVGSNTFTWGDPNVCPTIPSTPSDCIVTGSNQLIFKENSFSADINSAFKIADLTYFNGTVLNGTIVESVPLNLNISFNSPVGISQVFDFNFHLVNTPNDSINPEENADFVFIDNNLSNSSFTFEGNKYTIELTSLNPDVPQISVKALEGATTKTAIYAEIKPIPEPSLVASLSLLGIYLIARKKLLNKKY
- the psb34 gene encoding photosystem II assembly protein Psb34 encodes the protein MPYTNEEGGLLNNFAREPKIYQAEPPTEGQKRTYILLGIAATALVVGLILVAFFVSKSA